CCGCGGAGGTTTTCGATATAGGGCGCGCCGAGGAATATCCAGAGGAAGCAGGGGACGAACGTCACCCACGTCGTCACGACGGAGCCGATTATGCCGGCCGTCAGGGGGTCGAAGGGCCCCGGGTTCCTGTACGCCCCCATGAAACCGACGAACTGGACGACCTGTATCAGCGGGCCGGGCGTCGTCTCGGCCATGCCGAGGCCGTCGAGCATCTCGCCCGGATTGAGCCAGCCGTAGGTGCCGACGGCCTGCTGTGTGATGTAGGCGAGGACGGCGTAGGCCCCGCCGAAGGTGACGACGGCGACCTTGCTGAAGAATAGCCCTTCCTCGGCGAATATGCTGCCTCTACCCAGTACCGCGGCGATTATCGCTATCGGGCCGAGCCAGAGGAGGGACATTACGGCTATAAGCCTGACGGCGCGGCCGACGGTGGGGCGCGTGTGATTGGCGGCTGCGGCCGTGATGACGAACCCGTTCCCGTTCGCGTCTTCGGGCTCCTCCTCGTGTGCGGTGTTAAAGATTCCGTGCATGCCCATGCGTCCCCCTGCGAAGCCCATCGCGGCCGCGAAGAGGATTATGAGGGGGAAGGGGACGCCGAAGAGGAATATCGCGACGAATGCCGCCGCCGCGAGGAGGATCATGACGTTGTTTTTGAGCGTGCGCCCGCCTATGCGTATCACGGCCTCGACGACGACGGCCATGACCGCCGGTTTTATGCCGAAGAATATCGCCTCGACGATTGTCGATTGCCTGTACGAGGCGTAGAGCATGCTGAGGACGAGTATCGAGACGAAGCCGGGGAGGATGAACAGCACGCCCGCCGTGAGACCGCCCCTGGTTTTGTGGAGGAGCCAGCCGACGTAGGTCGCGAGCTGCTGGGCCTCGGGGCCGGGGAGGAGCATGCAGTAGTTGAGCGCGTGGAGGAAGCGGCTTTCGCTGAGCCAGCGTTTTTCCTCGACGAGGATCCGGTGCATGACGGCTATCTGCCCTGCCGGGCCGCCGAAGCTGAGGAGCGCTACCCTTACCCATACCCTGAGAGCTTCGCCGAACGGCACGGAGTGGAGTGCGTTTCCAGGCTCTTTATTTTTCCGCTCGCTCTCTTCGGGGCTCATATGGGTGTTCCCGGAGCTTATATGTTACTCCCGCCCCTCTCGAAATCAACGGCGGGGCCGGTTGGGAAAGGGCCGGTTCCTTAAAAACGTTAACGGTGTTAGAATTAGGCTTTGACACCTTTTCAGGAGGGTGCTCCATGGTGCTTTTCCTCGGCGAAGACGACGTGAAGCAGGTCCTGACCATGCCGGACGCCGTCCGCGTGCTGGAAGAGATGTTCAGGCAGGACGGTCTAGGGGGGACCATCAACAACCCGAGGCAGAGGGTGAGGACTCACTCGGCCATGCTGCACTTGCTCGCGGGGGCGCTGCCTTACCTGGGCGTCATGGGATACAAGGCGTATACCTCGTCGAGCGAAGGGGCAAAGTTCCGCGTTTTTCTCCACGACATCGAGACGGGAAGGCTGCTGGCGGTTATCGACGCCAACTACCTCGGCATGATGAGGACGGGGGCAACGACGGGCGTCGCGACGAAGTATATGGCGCGGGGGGATTCCTCGACGGTGGGCATATTCGGCCCGGGGTACCAGGCGAGGGGGCAGCTCATGGGCGTCGCCGCCGTGAGGGACGTGAAGCGCGTGTTCGTTTACGGGAGGAACGCCGAGCGGCGGAAGAGTTTTTCGCGGGAGATGGAGGAGACGCTCGGAGTGCCCGTTTCGCCGGTCGAAAATCCGCGCGAGGCCGTTTCGGGGGCGGACTGCATCGTAACCTCGACGACGGCGTTCGAGCCCGTGCTCCACGGGGCGTGGCTCGAAAAGGGCGTGCACGTGAACGCCATAGGGGGGAATTTCCTCTTCAAGCGCGAGATAGACGAGCGGGCCGCCATGAGCGCGCGCATAATCGCCGTCGAGTCGCGGGAGCAGTCGAGGATGGAAGCGGGCGAGCTTCTGCCGCTCGTCGAGAAGGGGAAGCTTCAGTGGCGAAATCTCGTCGAGCTCGGGGAGATAGTAGCCGGGAAGGCGGCCGGGAGGATATCGGGGGAGGACATAACGCTCTTCAAATCGGTCGGCGTCGCCGTCGAGGACCTGGCCGTCGCCGAGCACGCTTACAGGGCCGCGCTTTCTGCCGGGCTCGGGCGGAGTCTCGACATGCCGGCGAGGTAGTCTTCTTAATCGGACCGGGTTCAGTTATATTATCTCGCTTTTGAAAGCACTTACCGGAGATAGCGATAGATATGAAGACCATAGGGATCATAGGCGGGAGCGGCCTCTACGCGATAGAAGGGCTCTCGAACGTGGAGAGGGTGAGCGTCGATACGCCGTGGGGGAAGCCGTCTGACGAATTCACCGTCGGCGAGCTTTCGGGCGTGCGTCTCGCGTTCCTCCCCCGGCACGGGAAGGGGCATACGCTCTCACCCTCGGATATAAACTACAGGGCGAACATATACGCCATGAAGAAGCTGGGCGCGGAGTGGATCGTATCCGTGAGCGCCGTCGGGAGCATGAGGGAGGAGATAGAGCCGGGGCACATCGTCGTCCCTTCGCAGTTCTACGATCACACGAAATCGCGGCCGTCGACATTTTTCGAGGGCGGTATAGCGGCGCACGTATCCATGGCCGACCCTGTCTGCCCCGAGCTTTCGCGTATCCTTGCGGAAACGGCGAAAGGGGAGGGGGCCACGGTTCACACGGGGGCGACCTATATCTGCATGGAGGGGCCGCAGTTCTCGTCGCGCGCGGAGAGCGAGACGTACAGAAAATGGGGTGTGGACGTCATAGGAATGACGAACATGCCCGAGGCCAGGCTTGCGAGGGAGGCGGAGATTTGTTATGCTACGCTCGCCCTTTCGACGGACTACGACTGCTGGCACGAAGGGCACGGCGACGTCACGGTGGACGACATCATCGCGACCGTGAACCGGAACGTCGAGCTCGCGCGGAGGGTGGTCGCGAGCGTCGTGACGGCGATATCCGAAACAAGGGATTGTATCTGCTCGCGCTCGCTCGAGAACGCGATAATAACCTCCCCGGACGCAATTTCGCCCGAAGTCAGGGAGAGACTCGGAATAATCATAAAGAGGTACGTAAAATGAAGCTGCTCGTTGTAGGCTCGATGGCGCTCGACACCGTGGAGACGCCTTTCGGAAAAGAAGATAACGTTCTCGGAGGCTCGGCGTCGTATTTCTCGCTCGCGGCGAGCATGTTCACGGACGTCTGCATAGTGGCCGTCGTGGGGCAGGATTTCCCCGAGGAGCACCTGGAGCTCTTCAGGGCGAAGGGAATCAATCTCAAGGGTGTGACGAGGGAGAGCGGCGAGACGTTCAGGTGGGAGGGGAAGTACGGCTACGACCTCGGCGACCCGGAGACGCTCGGGACTTATCTGAACGTGTTCCAGGATTTCAATCCCGTCATCCCGGAAGAGTACAGCGAGACGGAGTTCGTTTTTCTCGCCAACATCGACCCCGAGCTTCAGCTGAGGGTTTTAAAGCAGGTGAAGAAACCGAGGCTCGTCGCATGCGACACGATGAACTACTGGATTGAGAACAAGCCCGGGGAGCTCCGCGAGGTCATAAAGCACGTCGATATTCTGATGCTGAACGATTCGGAGTCGAGGATACTCGCGAAGAAGGCCAGCATAACGCAGGCGGCGAGATACATTCTCGACCTCGGCCCGAAGGTGCTCATCGTGAAGCGGGGCGAGTACGGCGCGCTCATGTTCTCCAGGGACGGGATATTCTGGGCCCCGAGCTATCCGCTCGACGAGGTTATAGACCCGACGGGCGCGGGGGATTCGTTCGCCGGGGGGTTCATGGGCTACATCGCCGCCAATGAGGCCATCGACAACGCCGGGCTCAAGACGGCGGTCGTCTACGGGAGCGTGATCGCCTCATTCGCCGTCGAGGATTTCAGCGTAAAGAGGACCGCGCAGCTTAAAAAGGCGGAGATAGACAAGAGGTTCACGGCGTTCCTCCAGCTTTCGAGGCTCG
This sequence is a window from Thermodesulfobacteriota bacterium. Protein-coding genes within it:
- the chrA gene encoding chromate efflux transporter, which encodes MSPEESERKNKEPGNALHSVPFGEALRVWVRVALLSFGGPAGQIAVMHRILVEEKRWLSESRFLHALNYCMLLPGPEAQQLATYVGWLLHKTRGGLTAGVLFILPGFVSILVLSMLYASYRQSTIVEAIFFGIKPAVMAVVVEAVIRIGGRTLKNNVMILLAAAAFVAIFLFGVPFPLIILFAAAMGFAGGRMGMHGIFNTAHEEEPEDANGNGFVITAAAANHTRPTVGRAVRLIAVMSLLWLGPIAIIAAVLGRGSIFAEEGLFFSKVAVVTFGGAYAVLAYITQQAVGTYGWLNPGEMLDGLGMAETTPGPLIQVVQFVGFMGAYRNPGPFDPLTAGIIGSVVTTWVTFVPCFLWIFLGAPYIENLRGNKSLGSALSAITAAVVGVILNLAVWFSIHTMFGEVNEMRTFGMTLHVPVWETVDPASVAIAAGAFVLIFLFRLGMIPTLALSAAAGLAWRYLVV
- a CDS encoding ornithine cyclodeaminase family protein, yielding MVLFLGEDDVKQVLTMPDAVRVLEEMFRQDGLGGTINNPRQRVRTHSAMLHLLAGALPYLGVMGYKAYTSSSEGAKFRVFLHDIETGRLLAVIDANYLGMMRTGATTGVATKYMARGDSSTVGIFGPGYQARGQLMGVAAVRDVKRVFVYGRNAERRKSFSREMEETLGVPVSPVENPREAVSGADCIVTSTTAFEPVLHGAWLEKGVHVNAIGGNFLFKREIDERAAMSARIIAVESREQSRMEAGELLPLVEKGKLQWRNLVELGEIVAGKAAGRISGEDITLFKSVGVAVEDLAVAEHAYRAALSAGLGRSLDMPAR
- the mtnP gene encoding S-methyl-5'-thioadenosine phosphorylase, with protein sequence MKTIGIIGGSGLYAIEGLSNVERVSVDTPWGKPSDEFTVGELSGVRLAFLPRHGKGHTLSPSDINYRANIYAMKKLGAEWIVSVSAVGSMREEIEPGHIVVPSQFYDHTKSRPSTFFEGGIAAHVSMADPVCPELSRILAETAKGEGATVHTGATYICMEGPQFSSRAESETYRKWGVDVIGMTNMPEARLAREAEICYATLALSTDYDCWHEGHGDVTVDDIIATVNRNVELARRVVASVVTAISETRDCICSRSLENAIITSPDAISPEVRERLGIIIKRYVK
- a CDS encoding PfkB family carbohydrate kinase, giving the protein MKLLVVGSMALDTVETPFGKEDNVLGGSASYFSLAASMFTDVCIVAVVGQDFPEEHLELFRAKGINLKGVTRESGETFRWEGKYGYDLGDPETLGTYLNVFQDFNPVIPEEYSETEFVFLANIDPELQLRVLKQVKKPRLVACDTMNYWIENKPGELREVIKHVDILMLNDSESRILAKKASITQAARYILDLGPKVLIVKRGEYGALMFSRDGIFWAPSYPLDEVIDPTGAGDSFAGGFMGYIAANEAIDNAGLKTAVVYGSVIASFAVEDFSVKRTAQLKKAEIDKRFTAFLQLSRLD